One stretch of Oncorhynchus masou masou isolate Uvic2021 chromosome 9, UVic_Omas_1.1, whole genome shotgun sequence DNA includes these proteins:
- the LOC135545852 gene encoding LOW QUALITY PROTEIN: neuronal PAS domain-containing protein 4A-like (The sequence of the model RefSeq protein was modified relative to this genomic sequence to represent the inferred CDS: inserted 1 base in 1 codon) — MYRSTKGASKARRDQINAEIRNLKDLLPISDAEKARLSYLHIMSLASMYTRKSVFFSQESGSAGSLEESARFLSFHELSELVQELPGFLLLLTGEGKLLYLSDSVSEHLGHSMVDLVAQGDSVYDIIDPTDHFIMRTNLAPPTSPDTDRLFRCHFNTSKSVRRQSAGNKLVLVRARCPFPPSSSTTPSSYWTSNPVWMCFCSPLEAVPTRSGPGGDQVPALIPPAAENNFFLASFQSQHSRDMRLQNAQDSVSVYLGLDVSALRSRSWYSLLHPQDLSHASTQHCSLLREGGEGRSEMVVRVESSDHSWVWLYMVLQLEAGDSPISSNNYIISEAEAWSVRQQLSTEQTQLTLVLSTSTSRQDSLSLSSPDQVFTPGSSGLSAQSFDFSMTVSSSVGSSDETGGATTEPMQVEGDPRSSISSIEEESFFQQQQMPAPVQTRSAASSPTPVTVATVADLDFLTQNILLPPSFQLEPPLPALPLPLPPVPTSQEQQTKEFVCTPPYTPQLGGGSFLFGEPLFSFDPTGTTTPPPSTTTATATTSIAPSVSPSAPPTTASSPAPPSSLCLTGPSTDLFFPADPCSGSIYEKLPPTPDSPRDGDCTVMTLPEVRGPLYVDVPLGPFHYPLEGLLTPEAXPGKQPGLSFFSLEREKDKERAEISLLAQHISSLAEGFYLDPLLSKLSPPSMSPSSSPPPPTLSPSVATAGVDSIHMLGEFYPVKVWRGLDFPIFQDDDDSLFEESILEALLQDFSTPPPLSPSIPPPSPPNPVCWHSPSHFEGVSHFCSVQSAHCYPTARCGATLASEAGAMAEWEGLGEEPMEIEVASSPLSSCSSIPASPPLRLTASPTSAPSTPVAPNTPAVPCAQSLLEELAALEPMFGAGASIAPGLGQQPELYQLQCHQPPQCFHKDGSGSVPRSK, encoded by the exons ATGTATCGATCAACCAAGGGCGCGTCGAAGGCTCGAAGGGACCAAATCAACGCGGAGATTCGGAACCTGAAGGACTTGCTTCCCATATCCGATGCGGAAAAGGCACGGCTCTCATACCTACATATCATGTCCCTTGCCAGCATGTACACCAGAAAATCGGTCTTCTTCTCTCAAG AATCGGGATCCGCTGGCAGTCTCGAGGAAAGCGCGAGGTTCCTGTCTTTCCACGAGCTGTCAGAGCTGGTGCAGGAGCTACCAGGGTTCCTGCTCCTGCTGACTGGGGAAGGCAAGCTGCTCTACCTGTCAGACAGCGTCTCCGAGCACCTCGGCCACTCCATG GTGGATCTGGTTGCCCAGGGTGACAGTGTGTATGATATCATTGACCCTACTGACCACTTCATCATGAGGACCAACCTAGCCCCTCCTACATCACCTGACACAG aTCGTCTATTCCGTTGTCATTTCAACACTTCCAAGTCGGTGCGCAGGCAGAGTGCCGGGAACAAGCTGGTTCTGGTCCGGGcacgctgccctttcccaccCTCCTCTTCTACCACCCCTAGCTCCTACTGGACATCCAATCCTGTCTGGATGTGCTTCTGTTCGCCTCTGGAGGCCGTCCCCACCCGCTCTGGTCCTGGGGGGGACCAAGTTCCAGCTCTGATCCCTCCTGCTGCTGAGAACAACTTCTTCCTAGCCTCGTTCCAATCTCAACACAGCCGAGACATGAGGCTCCAGAATGCACAGGACAG TGTCAGTGTTTACCTTGGCCTTGATGTGTCAGCCCTGAGGTCTCGCTCCTggtacagcctcctccacccACAGGACCTGTCACACGCCTCCACTCAGCACTGCAGCCTGT tgagagagggaggagagggtagatCTGAGATGGTGGTACGGGTGGAGTCTTCAGACCACTCCTGGGTCTGGCTCTACATGGTACTGCAGCTGGAGGCAGGAGACAGCCCTATCAGCAGCAACAACTACATCATCAG TGAGGCGGAGGCGTGGTCAGTGAGACAGCAGCTGAGCACAGAGCAGACCCAGCTGACCCTGGTACTGAGTACCAGTACCTCCCGCCAGGACAGCCTGAGCCTGTCCAGCCCAGACCAAGTCTTCACACCAGGCAGCAGTGGCCTCTCAGCCCAGTCCTTCGACTTCAGCATGACTGTGTCCAGCAGTGTGGGCTCCTCAGACGAGACAGGGGGCGCCACCACTGAGCCCATGCAGGTGGAGGGCGACCCTCGCTCTAGTATTTCCTCTATTGAGGAGGAGAGCTTCTTCCAGCAGCAGCAGATGCCTGCCCCTGTCCAAACCCGCTCTGCtgcctcctcccccaccccagtTACCGTTGCCACGGTAGCAGACCTGGACTTCCTCACTCAGAACATTCTCCTGCCCCCCTCCTTCCAGCTCGAGCCCCCACTGCCCGCCCTCCCCCTTCCACTCCCCCCAGTGCCCACCTCCCAGGAGCAGCAGACCAAAGAGTTTGTGTGTACGCCCCCCTACACACCCCAGCTGGGCGGGGGCAGCTTCCTGTTCGGCGAGCCCCTCTTTAGCTTCGACCCAACAGGCACCaccacaccccctccctccaccaccacagCTACAGCCACCACCTCCATCGccccctccgtctccccctctgcCCCGCCCACcacagcctccagccctgctcctccctcctccctgtgccTCACTGGCCCCTCCACCGACCTGTTCTTCCCTGCCGATCCCTGCAGTGGCTCTATTTATGAGAAGCTACCCCCCACCCCTGACAGCCCTCGGGATGGGGACTGCACAGTGATGACCTTGCCTGAGGTTCGGGGACCCCTGTATGTAGATGTCCCTTTAGGGCCCTTTCACTACCCCCTCGAGGGCCTCCTCACCCCAGAGG TCCCCGGTAAACAGCCTGgactctctttcttctccctggagagagagaaggataaggagagagcagagatctCCCTCTTAGCTCAGCACATCAGCTCCTTAGCAGAGGGATTCTACCTGGATCCTCTCTTATCCAAACTATCCCCTCCTTCcatgtccccctcctcctcccctccccccccgaCCCTCTCACCATCCGTAGCCACTGCTGGTGTTGACTCTATCCACATGCTGGGAGAGTTCTACCCCGTCAAAGTGTGGAGAGGCCTGGACTTCCCCATATTCCAAGATGATGATGACTCTCTGTTTGAAGAGAGCATCTTAGAAGCCCTGCTCCAGgacttctccacccctccacccctctccccttccatcccCCCGCCATCTCCCCCCAACCCAGTGTGCTGGCACTCACCCTCCCACTTTGAGGGGGTCAGCCACTTCTGTAGCGTCCAATCGGCGCACTGTTACCCCACGGCAAGGTGCGGGGCGACATTGGCCAGCGAGGCCGGGGCGATGGCAGAatgggaggggctgggggaggagCCTATGGAGATCGAGGTGGCGTCATCACCTCTGTCTTCCTGTTCCTCCATCCCAGCATCCCCTCCCCTGCGACTCACTGCCTCCCCCACCTCCGCCCCCTCCACGCCCGTCGCCCCCAACACGCCCGCCGTGCCTTGCGCCCAGTCCCTCCTGGAGGAGCTGGCCGCCCTGGAACCCATGTTTGGGGCAGGTGCCTCGATCGCCCCCGGCTTGGGGCAGCAACCTGAGTTGTATCAACTCCAGTGTCACCAGCCACCACAGTGCTTCCACAAAG ATGGGAGTGGAAGTGTTCCCCGTTCTAAATAA